One part of the Neoarius graeffei isolate fNeoGra1 chromosome 2, fNeoGra1.pri, whole genome shotgun sequence genome encodes these proteins:
- the LOC132878088 gene encoding tripartite motif-containing protein 16-like, with product MAEASISVDQLSVDQFMCPVCLDLLKDPVAISCGHSFCKACINGCWDQEDQKGVYSCPQCRDTFTTRPVLRRNNMLAEVVEKLKKTEDLKKRLEEFCEEEFNKIPPHAAAVQIISEPEPQSREEFLKYFCYLTLDPNTAHRLLILSKKNRAVRWSEREQRYSDHPERFDSWWQVLCKESVCGRCYWEVEWSGNGGVSISVSYKDISRKGRGNECRFGFNNQSWRLGCFSSSLSFCHNSIETDLRVPSASRIGVYVDYSAGTLSFYSVSDTMKLLHRVHTTFTQPLYAGFGVYWSSTVRLCDPE from the exons atggccgaggccagtatttcagtagatcagctttctgtggaccagttcatgtgtccagtgtgtctggatctcctgaaggatccggtggctatctcctgtggtcacagtttctgtaaggcgtgtattaatggctgctgggatcaggaggatcagaagggcgtctacagctgtcctcagtgcagagacactttcactacaaggcctgttctacgcagaaacaacatgctggctgaagtggtggagaaactgaagaagactgaagatctgaaaaagagactcgaggaattctgtgaggaggaattcaacaaaatccctccacatg ctgcagcagttcagatcatttcagaaccagaaccacagagcagagaagagtttctgaaat atttctgttatctgactctggatcccaacacggcacatcgtctcctcattctgtctaagaagaacagagcggtgagatggagtgagagagagcagcgttactctgatcatccagagagatttgattcctggtggcaggtgttgtgtaaggagagtgtgtgtggacgctgttactgggaggtggagtggagcggtaATGGTGGTGTgtccatatcagtctcatataaagacatcagcaggaaaggacgggGTAATGAGTGTCGTTTTGGattcaacaatcagtcctggagactgggttgtttttcttcttctctctctttctgtcacaacagcattgagactgatctcagagttccatcagcctccagaataggagtgtatgtggattacagtgcaggaactctgtccttctacagcgtctctgacacgatgaagctcctccacagagtccacaccacattcactcagcctctatacgctgggtttgggGTCTACTGGAgttctacagtgagattgtgtgatccagaataa